A single window of Kitasatospora sp. HUAS MG31 DNA harbors:
- a CDS encoding SCO5389 family protein, with protein sequence MSLTVSPALLAKAELGRVEDAEFVGTIRTSLPYAYRLISELAAELAVEGLEFTDNTVAPTDQERGQLLRALASDSIRGSLERHFGIRLAFQNCHRVAVFRPGPEGSAAYREFTSVRAQLLNQTPELRDC encoded by the coding sequence ATGTCGCTCACCGTCTCCCCCGCCCTGCTCGCCAAGGCCGAACTCGGCCGGGTCGAGGACGCCGAGTTCGTCGGCACCATCCGCACCTCGCTCCCCTACGCCTACCGGCTGATCTCCGAGCTGGCGGCCGAACTCGCCGTCGAGGGGCTGGAGTTCACCGACAACACGGTGGCCCCCACCGACCAGGAGCGCGGCCAGCTGCTGCGTGCCCTGGCCAGCGACTCGATCCGCGGCAGCCTGGAGCGGCACTTCGGCATCCGCCTCGCCTTCCAGAACTGCCACCGGGTGGCGGTCTTCCGGCCGGGGCCGGAGGGCTCCGCGGCGTACCGCGAGTTCACCTCCGTCCGGGCGCAGCTGCTCAACCAGACGCCCGAGCTGCGGGACTGCTGA
- a CDS encoding PHP domain-containing protein, with product MNRETGRDGGGTGPAGESAGRWDPVTALERIAFLLEREEASPYRVRAFRTAADAARTLPDGPVTAAAAARLPGVGPVTAQVIAEASEGRLPAYLAEVEGRAAALGEGGEDLRAAMKGDCHLHSDWSDGHSPIALMARTARDLGREWSVLTDHSPRLTVARGLSAERLRDQLDVVDALQAELAPFRLLTGIECDILDDGSLDQEDELLDRLDVVVASVHSKLRMEPRPMTRRMLAAVRNPRVDVLGHCTGRKVAGRPRPESRFDAEAVFAACAESGTAVEINCRPDRRDPPGRLIALADQAGCLFSVDTDAHAPGELDWQAYGCARAAAAGLEPERIITTWGVERLLAWTAET from the coding sequence ATGAACCGCGAGACCGGTCGCGACGGCGGCGGGACGGGACCGGCCGGCGAGAGCGCCGGCCGCTGGGACCCGGTCACCGCCCTGGAGCGGATCGCCTTCCTGCTGGAACGCGAGGAGGCGTCCCCGTACCGGGTCCGCGCCTTCCGTACCGCCGCCGACGCCGCCCGCACCCTGCCCGACGGTCCGGTCACCGCCGCGGCCGCCGCCCGGCTTCCCGGCGTCGGCCCGGTCACCGCCCAGGTCATCGCCGAGGCCTCGGAGGGCCGCCTCCCCGCCTACCTCGCGGAGGTCGAGGGCCGCGCGGCCGCCCTCGGAGAGGGCGGCGAGGACCTGCGGGCCGCCATGAAGGGCGACTGCCACCTGCACTCCGACTGGTCCGACGGCCACAGCCCGATCGCCCTGATGGCCCGCACCGCCCGCGACCTCGGCCGTGAGTGGTCGGTGCTGACCGACCACTCGCCCCGGCTCACCGTCGCCCGCGGACTCAGCGCGGAGCGGCTGCGCGACCAACTCGACGTGGTCGACGCCCTCCAGGCGGAACTCGCGCCGTTCCGGCTGCTCACCGGCATCGAGTGCGACATCCTCGACGACGGCAGCCTCGACCAGGAGGACGAACTCCTCGACCGGCTGGACGTGGTGGTGGCCTCCGTCCACTCCAAACTGCGGATGGAACCGCGGCCGATGACCCGGCGGATGCTGGCGGCCGTCCGGAACCCGCGCGTCGACGTGCTCGGCCACTGCACCGGACGGAAGGTCGCCGGACGGCCCCGGCCCGAATCCCGGTTCGACGCCGAGGCGGTGTTCGCCGCCTGCGCGGAGTCCGGAACGGCGGTGGAGATCAACTGCCGGCCGGACCGCCGCGACCCGCCCGGCCGTCTGATCGCCCTGGCCGACCAGGCCGGCTGCCTCTTCTCCGTCGACACGGACGCCCACGCACCGGGAGAGCTGGACTGGCAGGCGTACGGCTGCGCCCGCGCGGCCGCGGCCGGGCTGGAACCGGAGCGGATCATCACCACCTGGGGGGTGGAGCGGCTGCTGGCGTGGACGGCGGAGACATAG
- a CDS encoding DJ-1/PfpI family protein has product MAAKILIVTGDAAESLEVLYPYQRLREEGYEVHVAAPTRKTLQFVVHDFVEGFDTYTEKPGYTWPADVAFADVDPAAYAALVLPGGRAPEYLRNNPEVQRIVGHFFELDKPVAQICHGPLIPLTDGGLTGRRTAAYPALEPDVALSGATFVDGEAVVDGVLVSARAWPDHPGWMRAFVEVLRDKAPVD; this is encoded by the coding sequence ATGGCAGCCAAGATCCTGATCGTCACGGGCGACGCGGCGGAGTCGCTGGAGGTCCTCTACCCGTACCAGCGCCTCCGGGAGGAGGGCTACGAGGTGCACGTCGCGGCGCCGACCCGCAAGACGCTGCAGTTCGTGGTGCACGACTTCGTGGAGGGCTTCGACACCTACACCGAGAAGCCGGGCTACACCTGGCCCGCCGACGTGGCGTTCGCGGACGTGGATCCGGCGGCGTACGCGGCCCTGGTGCTGCCCGGTGGCCGGGCGCCCGAGTACCTGCGCAACAACCCGGAGGTGCAGCGGATCGTCGGCCACTTCTTCGAGCTGGACAAGCCGGTGGCGCAGATCTGCCACGGCCCGCTGATCCCGCTCACCGACGGCGGGCTGACGGGCCGTCGGACGGCGGCGTACCCGGCGCTGGAACCGGACGTCGCGCTGAGCGGCGCCACCTTCGTGGACGGCGAGGCCGTGGTGGACGGCGTGCTGGTGTCCGCCCGGGCGTGGCCGGACCACCCGGGCTGGATGCGGGCGTTCGTCGAGGTGCTGCGCGACAAGGCGCCGGTGGACTGA
- a CDS encoding TerD family protein, with the protein MGVSLAKGGNVSLTKEAPGLTAVIVGLGWDVRSTSGADFDLDASALLCGESGRVLTDKHFVFYNNLTSPDGSVEHSGDNLTGGGDGDDEQIRVDLAAVPPTVTKVVFPVSIYDADNRGQSFGQVRNAFIRVVNAADGGEVARYDLTEDASTETAMVFGELYRNGAEWKFRAIGQGYASGLRGIALDYGVNV; encoded by the coding sequence ATGGGAGTCTCGCTCGCCAAGGGCGGCAACGTTTCGCTGACCAAGGAGGCCCCGGGCCTCACCGCGGTGATCGTCGGTCTCGGCTGGGACGTCCGCTCCACCTCCGGCGCGGACTTCGACCTGGACGCCAGCGCGCTGCTGTGCGGCGAGAGCGGCCGGGTGCTCACCGACAAGCACTTCGTCTTCTACAACAACCTGACCAGCCCGGACGGTTCGGTCGAGCACAGCGGCGACAACCTGACCGGTGGCGGCGACGGCGACGACGAGCAGATCCGGGTCGACCTGGCCGCCGTGCCGCCCACGGTCACCAAGGTGGTCTTCCCGGTCTCCATCTACGACGCCGACAACCGCGGCCAGAGCTTCGGCCAGGTCCGCAACGCCTTCATCCGCGTGGTCAACGCCGCGGACGGCGGCGAGGTCGCCCGCTACGACCTCACCGAGGACGCCTCCACCGAGACCGCCATGGTCTTCGGCGAGCTCTACCGCAACGGCGCCGAGTGGAAGTTCCGCGCCATCGGCCAGGGCTACGCCTCCGGCCTGCGCGGCATCGCGCTGGACTACGGCGTCAACGTCTGA
- a CDS encoding zinc-dependent alcohol dehydrogenase family protein yields the protein MSQPQSTTAWVVDHPGPAASRPLTLVERPVPAPGPAELMVGVDACGVCRTDLHLAEGDLPPRLPRCTPGHEVVGRVLASGSGVHGFAVGDRVGVAWLAGTCGDCRYCRAGHENLCPLSRYTGWDLHGGYARCTAADFRYAYHLPEGPPAEELAPLLCAGLIGYRALQRAELPPGGRLGVYGFGASAHLTAQLAIARGATVHVLTRSESARRLALELGAASARGAYDAPPEPLDAAILFAPVGDLVPPALAALARGGTLAVAGIHLSEIPALDYQRHLFQERTLRSVTANTRADGRAYLGEIAAHPPTVRVERYPLTAADAALADLAADRITGVAVLLPD from the coding sequence ATGTCGCAGCCGCAGTCCACCACCGCCTGGGTGGTCGACCATCCGGGGCCCGCCGCGTCCCGGCCGCTGACCCTGGTCGAGCGGCCGGTGCCCGCGCCGGGCCCGGCCGAGCTGATGGTCGGGGTGGACGCCTGCGGGGTCTGCCGGACCGACCTCCACCTGGCGGAGGGCGATCTGCCGCCCCGGCTGCCGCGCTGCACCCCTGGCCACGAGGTGGTCGGCCGGGTGCTGGCGTCCGGCTCCGGGGTGCACGGGTTCGCCGTCGGCGACCGGGTGGGCGTGGCGTGGCTGGCCGGCACCTGCGGCGACTGCCGGTACTGCCGGGCCGGGCACGAGAACCTGTGCCCGCTCTCCCGGTACACCGGCTGGGACCTGCACGGCGGCTACGCCCGGTGCACCGCCGCCGACTTCCGGTACGCCTACCACCTGCCCGAGGGTCCGCCCGCCGAGGAGCTGGCGCCGCTGCTCTGCGCGGGCCTGATCGGCTACCGCGCCCTCCAGCGTGCCGAGCTGCCGCCGGGCGGCCGCCTCGGCGTGTACGGCTTCGGCGCCTCCGCGCACCTGACCGCGCAGCTGGCGATCGCCCGCGGCGCCACCGTCCACGTGCTGACCCGGTCCGAGTCGGCCCGGCGGCTGGCCCTGGAGCTCGGCGCGGCCTCCGCCCGGGGCGCGTACGACGCACCGCCGGAGCCGCTCGACGCGGCGATCCTGTTCGCCCCGGTCGGCGACCTCGTGCCGCCCGCGCTGGCCGCCCTCGCCCGCGGCGGGACCCTGGCGGTGGCCGGGATCCACCTCAGCGAGATCCCCGCGCTGGACTACCAGCGGCACCTTTTCCAGGAACGTACGCTACGCAGCGTGACCGCCAACACCCGGGCGGACGGCCGCGCGTACCTCGGCGAGATCGCCGCACACCCGCCCACCGTCCGCGTCGAGCGCTACCCGCTCACCGCCGCGGACGCCGCCCTCGCCGACCTCGCCGCCGACCGGATCACCGGCGTCGCCGTCCTCCTGCCCGACTGA
- a CDS encoding TIGR03086 family metal-binding protein, whose product MSRHSSEDQRELLRLHAEALDTFGRHVRAVTPGQWDDPTPCTDWTVRDLVNHLAAEQLWVPEMLAGRTVAEVGDRFDGDVLGEDPVALWTAAAEAARAGFAEPEALERTVRLSYGPRSAAGYCREMTVDAIIHAWDLAQGIGADARMPEAAARWALAEVTPYADALPSSGLFAPAVPVAEDADPQTRLLGLVGRDASAPFGRG is encoded by the coding sequence ATGTCACGTCACAGCAGCGAGGACCAGCGGGAACTGCTTCGGCTGCACGCCGAGGCGCTGGACACCTTCGGCCGGCACGTCCGCGCGGTCACCCCCGGGCAGTGGGACGACCCCACCCCCTGTACCGACTGGACGGTCCGCGACCTGGTCAACCACCTCGCCGCCGAGCAGCTGTGGGTACCGGAGATGCTGGCCGGCAGGACGGTCGCGGAGGTCGGCGACCGGTTCGACGGCGATGTGCTCGGCGAGGATCCGGTCGCTCTCTGGACGGCCGCCGCCGAGGCCGCCCGGGCGGGCTTCGCCGAGCCGGAGGCGCTGGAGCGGACCGTCCGGCTCTCGTACGGGCCACGCTCGGCGGCCGGCTACTGCCGGGAGATGACGGTGGACGCGATCATCCACGCGTGGGACCTGGCGCAGGGCATCGGCGCGGACGCCCGGATGCCGGAGGCCGCCGCCCGTTGGGCGCTGGCGGAGGTCACCCCGTACGCGGACGCGCTGCCCTCCTCCGGGCTGTTCGCCCCGGCCGTGCCGGTGGCCGAGGACGCCGACCCCCAGACCCGGCTGCTCGGGCTGGTGGGACGGGACGCCTCCGCGCCGTTCGGCCGCGGCTGA
- a CDS encoding DUF6126 family protein, translated as MSEAVRDERSKRRAMLIRASIYIAGTHVFAGFVILLFTLGQRGH; from the coding sequence GTGTCCGAGGCCGTCCGGGACGAGAGGTCCAAGCGCAGGGCGATGCTGATCCGGGCGTCGATCTACATCGCGGGCACCCATGTGTTCGCGGGCTTCGTGATCCTGCTGTTCACGCTGGGGCAGCGCGGGCACTGA
- a CDS encoding MarR family winged helix-turn-helix transcriptional regulator, whose protein sequence is MTELTQVPDEELLRLDHQICFSLHAASRAFGGVYRVALKDLGLTYPQYLVMLVLWEHGELPVKQIGEHLRLDSGTLSPLLKRLEAAGLVRRERSPEDERSVTVGTTDAGAALRERALQVPRRISAATGLPLEEIVALRTLLDRVTRALDAAVLDDALLGIGTPDA, encoded by the coding sequence ATGACCGAGCTCACCCAGGTGCCGGACGAGGAGCTGCTCCGCCTCGACCACCAGATCTGCTTCTCGCTGCACGCCGCCTCGCGCGCCTTCGGCGGCGTCTACCGCGTCGCCCTCAAGGACCTGGGCCTGACCTACCCGCAGTACCTGGTGATGCTGGTGCTCTGGGAGCACGGCGAGCTGCCGGTCAAGCAGATCGGCGAGCACCTGCGACTGGACTCCGGCACCCTCTCCCCCCTGCTGAAGCGACTGGAGGCGGCCGGCCTGGTCCGCCGGGAGCGCAGCCCCGAGGACGAGCGCTCGGTCACCGTCGGCACCACCGACGCCGGCGCGGCGCTGCGCGAGCGGGCGCTCCAGGTCCCGCGCCGGATCTCCGCCGCCACCGGGCTGCCGCTGGAGGAGATCGTCGCCCTGCGCACCCTGCTCGACCGGGTCACCCGGGCCCTCGACGCCGCCGTCCTGGACGACGCCCTGCTCGGCATCGGTACGCCGGACGCCTGA
- a CDS encoding carbohydrate kinase family protein, with product MPLRQVTVLGECVADAFTDGTRGPDGELGLRVHPGGGPANTAVALARLGTPTRFLGRLSGDVFGRLFRAHLAESGVDLSGCVPAAEPSTLAVADLDGDGQAVYSFHAEGTADWQWSTPELAAEPAGRPACVHTGSLALVRHPGGTAIEEFLARASAEATVSIDPNVRPLLVDPAVYRERLDRWCALADLLRLSEDDLARLLPGTAPEAACDRWHAAGARLVVITLGARGALASLDGHRITVPAAPVPVLADTVGAGDAFTAGLLHHLGTLDRLGGRLDALTPDDLAAACRFAARTAALTCASPGANPPWAHQL from the coding sequence ATGCCGCTGCGCCAGGTCACCGTGCTCGGCGAGTGCGTCGCCGACGCCTTCACCGACGGCACCCGGGGGCCTGACGGCGAGCTGGGCCTGCGGGTGCACCCCGGCGGCGGGCCGGCGAACACCGCGGTGGCCCTGGCCCGGCTCGGAACTCCCACCCGGTTCCTGGGCCGGCTCTCCGGGGACGTCTTCGGCCGGCTCTTCCGCGCCCACCTCGCCGAATCCGGCGTCGACCTGTCGGGCTGCGTCCCCGCCGCCGAGCCCAGCACCCTCGCCGTCGCCGATCTGGACGGCGACGGGCAGGCCGTCTACTCCTTCCACGCCGAGGGCACCGCCGACTGGCAGTGGAGCACCCCCGAACTGGCCGCCGAACCCGCGGGCCGCCCCGCCTGCGTGCACACCGGCTCGCTGGCGCTGGTCCGCCACCCCGGCGGGACGGCGATCGAGGAGTTCCTGGCACGGGCCTCGGCGGAGGCGACCGTGTCCATCGACCCCAACGTCCGCCCGCTGCTGGTCGATCCGGCCGTCTACCGGGAGCGGCTCGACCGCTGGTGCGCCCTGGCGGACCTGCTGCGGCTCAGCGAGGACGACCTCGCCCGTCTCCTCCCCGGTACCGCCCCCGAAGCGGCCTGCGACCGCTGGCACGCGGCCGGCGCCCGGCTGGTGGTGATCACCCTGGGAGCCCGCGGCGCCCTCGCCTCCCTGGACGGCCACCGGATCACCGTCCCCGCCGCCCCCGTCCCCGTCCTGGCCGACACCGTCGGCGCGGGGGACGCCTTCACCGCCGGGCTGCTCCACCATCTCGGCACTCTGGACCGGCTCGGCGGACGGCTCGACGCCCTCACCCCGGACGACCTCGCCGCCGCCTGCCGGTTCGCCGCCCGGACGGCGGCCCTCACCTGCGCGTCCCCGGGCGCCAACCCGCCCTGGGCGCACCAGCTCTGA
- a CDS encoding M48 family metalloprotease, with protein MGVFVFLPLVLPLTALPIARLAEQHLHPRVAARLLTAIAVVMALSCAVSLALLFVVGTAHIPGNPLPDTWSDPEVRDAVPLPEAVGGSAILALTAVLFACGRTLRHHLRVRRAARRALAQLPDGPGPAVLPDDTPYAYALPGRRARIVLSTGMVAGLTEPEQAVLLAHEQAHLTHRHHRHLLATQLAACVNPFLWPLRQAVAYSTERWADEEAARAVGDRRLTARAVARAALLSPPAAAAGLAAFAAPGPVPRRVAALLGPVPDVRPWPPARTPAGLAALIAAAGTAASALSSLNATFALLILLKLATPL; from the coding sequence ATGGGCGTGTTCGTCTTCCTGCCGCTCGTCCTGCCCCTCACCGCCCTGCCCATCGCCCGCCTCGCCGAGCAGCACCTGCACCCGCGCGTCGCCGCCCGCCTGCTCACCGCGATCGCCGTGGTGATGGCCCTCAGCTGCGCCGTCAGCCTCGCCCTGCTCTTCGTGGTCGGCACCGCCCACATCCCCGGGAACCCGCTGCCGGACACCTGGTCCGACCCCGAGGTCCGCGACGCCGTCCCGCTGCCGGAGGCCGTCGGCGGCAGCGCGATCCTCGCCCTCACCGCCGTCCTGTTCGCCTGCGGCCGCACCCTCCGCCACCACCTGCGGGTCCGCCGCGCCGCCCGGCGCGCCCTCGCCCAACTCCCGGACGGCCCCGGGCCCGCCGTCCTGCCCGACGACACCCCGTACGCCTACGCGCTCCCCGGCCGCCGGGCCAGGATCGTGCTCTCCACCGGCATGGTCGCCGGCCTCACCGAGCCCGAGCAGGCCGTCCTGCTCGCCCACGAGCAGGCCCACCTGACCCACCGCCACCACCGCCACCTGCTGGCCACCCAGCTCGCCGCCTGCGTCAACCCGTTCCTGTGGCCGCTGCGTCAGGCGGTCGCGTACAGCACCGAGCGCTGGGCGGACGAGGAGGCCGCCCGGGCGGTCGGCGACCGCCGCCTCACCGCCCGGGCCGTCGCCCGGGCCGCCCTGCTCTCCCCGCCCGCCGCGGCCGCCGGCCTGGCCGCCTTCGCCGCCCCCGGACCGGTCCCCCGCCGGGTCGCCGCCCTGCTCGGCCCCGTCCCCGACGTCCGCCCCTGGCCCCCGGCCCGCACCCCCGCCGGCCTCGCCGCCCTGATCGCGGCCGCCGGCACCGCCGCCTCGGCCCTCTCCTCCCTCAACGCCACCTTCGCCCTGCTGATCCTCCTCAAGCTCGCCACGCCGCTGTAG
- a CDS encoding BlaI/MecI/CopY family transcriptional regulator, giving the protein MDEQPDTPAQSPRARRRGQGELETQVLAALREAPEPVTAQWVQRRLDGGLAYTTVMTILSRLHTKGAVSRSRSGRSCLWLAAADAAGLAALRMRRVLDTQTDRDAVLASFVSALLPQDEELLRALLDGPAGGDED; this is encoded by the coding sequence ATGGACGAACAGCCGGACACCCCGGCCCAGTCCCCCCGCGCCCGCAGGCGCGGGCAGGGCGAGCTGGAGACCCAGGTCCTGGCGGCGCTGCGGGAGGCCCCCGAACCCGTCACCGCCCAGTGGGTGCAGCGGCGGCTCGACGGCGGCCTCGCCTACACCACCGTGATGACCATCCTGTCCCGCCTGCACACCAAGGGCGCCGTCTCCCGCAGCCGCTCCGGCCGGTCCTGCCTGTGGCTGGCCGCCGCCGACGCGGCGGGCCTCGCCGCCCTGCGGATGCGCCGCGTCCTGGACACCCAGACCGACCGGGACGCCGTCCTCGCCAGCTTCGTCAGCGCCCTGCTCCCCCAGGACGAGGAACTGCTGCGCGCCCTGCTCGACGGCCCGGCGGGCGGAGACGAGGACTGA
- a CDS encoding organic hydroperoxide resistance protein: MDALYTAVATANGREGRTVSSDGQVDLALAMPPALGGNGQGTNPEQLFAAGYAACFASALGLVARQARVDVSEVSVTAEVSIGKDGTGFGLAVVLRVELPEALEGENGLLLVKQAHEVCPYSKATRGNIPVELVVE, from the coding sequence ATGGACGCGCTGTACACCGCTGTGGCCACGGCGAACGGTCGTGAGGGCCGGACGGTCAGCTCCGACGGACAGGTGGACCTGGCGCTGGCCATGCCGCCCGCGCTCGGCGGCAACGGCCAGGGCACCAACCCCGAGCAGCTCTTCGCGGCCGGCTACGCGGCCTGCTTCGCCAGCGCGCTCGGCCTGGTCGCCCGGCAGGCCCGGGTGGACGTCAGCGAGGTGTCGGTGACCGCCGAGGTCTCGATCGGCAAGGACGGGACCGGCTTCGGCCTGGCGGTCGTGCTGCGTGTCGAGCTGCCGGAGGCGCTCGAGGGCGAGAACGGTCTGCTGCTGGTCAAGCAGGCGCACGAGGTCTGCCCGTACTCCAAGGCGACCCGCGGCAACATCCCGGTGGAGCTGGTGGTCGAGTAG
- a CDS encoding SGNH/GDSL hydrolase family protein, with amino-acid sequence MADYQETLDLSSYAALGDSFTEGLNDPGPGDRFAGWADRLAGMLAAQRPDGDFRYANLAVRGRLLDQIVAEQVPQIRQIQPDLVTFCAGGNDILRPGSDPDEIAERFENAVLELRRDAGTVLICTGFDTRTVPVLRHLRGKIATYNVHLRAIADRNGCAVADLWSLRTVHDRRAWSDDRLHLSPEGHQRVALLAARALGLPTEQDPAAPWPAQPEPTAAEVRRENLQWARTYLLPWVGRRLRGESSGDHVEAKRPELLPL; translated from the coding sequence ATGGCCGACTATCAGGAGACCCTTGACCTCAGTTCCTACGCAGCCCTCGGGGACAGCTTCACCGAGGGCCTGAACGACCCCGGCCCCGGTGACCGGTTCGCGGGCTGGGCCGACCGCCTGGCCGGGATGCTCGCCGCACAACGCCCGGACGGCGACTTCCGCTACGCCAACCTGGCAGTCCGCGGCCGGCTGCTCGACCAGATCGTGGCCGAGCAGGTCCCGCAGATCCGGCAGATCCAGCCGGACCTGGTGACCTTCTGCGCCGGCGGCAACGACATCCTCCGCCCGGGCAGCGACCCGGACGAGATCGCCGAGCGCTTCGAGAACGCGGTGCTGGAGCTGCGCCGCGACGCAGGAACGGTGCTGATCTGCACCGGCTTCGACACCCGTACGGTCCCGGTGCTGCGCCACCTGCGCGGCAAGATCGCGACCTACAACGTCCACCTGCGGGCCATCGCGGACCGCAACGGCTGCGCGGTGGCCGACCTCTGGTCGCTGCGCACGGTCCACGACCGGCGCGCCTGGAGCGACGACCGGCTGCACCTGTCGCCCGAGGGCCACCAGCGGGTGGCGCTGCTCGCGGCCCGCGCGCTCGGTCTGCCGACCGAGCAGGACCCGGCGGCGCCGTGGCCGGCCCAGCCGGAGCCGACCGCGGCCGAGGTACGCCGGGAGAACCTCCAGTGGGCCCGCACCTACCTGCTCCCGTGGGTCGGCCGGCGCCTGCGCGGCGAGTCCTCCGGCGACCACGTCGAGGCGAAGCGCCCGGAGCTGCTCCCGCTCTGA
- a CDS encoding DUF2630 family protein — protein MEQLRNPGGGTDRHILDRIGEMVAAERNLRAALAEGRIDSEVEQRQLKDLERQLDQCWDLLRQRRARTEAGEDPNLASVRSVEEVERYES, from the coding sequence ATGGAACAGCTGAGGAACCCCGGCGGTGGCACCGACCGCCACATCCTGGACCGCATCGGTGAGATGGTCGCCGCCGAGCGCAACCTGCGGGCCGCGCTGGCCGAGGGGCGGATCGACTCCGAGGTCGAGCAGCGGCAACTCAAGGACCTGGAGCGGCAACTCGACCAGTGCTGGGACCTGCTGCGGCAGCGCCGCGCCCGCACGGAGGCGGGCGAGGACCCGAACCTGGCGAGCGTCCGCAGCGTCGAGGAGGTCGAGCGGTACGAGTCCTGA
- a CDS encoding type 1 glutamine amidotransferase domain-containing protein yields the protein MITLQGRTVAFLVAPVGVEQVELTQPWQAVAEAGGTPELVSTKAGRVQAFRHLDRADTFAVDAVAGEVHADRYDGLVLPGGVANPDLLRTVPEAVAFVRQFFDQGKPVAVICHGPWTLVEAEVLRGRTLTSWPGIRTDLVNAGATWVDEEVHVCTDGPNTLVSSRKPGDLAVFCDTFVTRFATSAG from the coding sequence GTGATCACCCTGCAGGGCCGTACCGTCGCCTTCCTGGTCGCGCCGGTCGGCGTGGAACAGGTCGAACTCACCCAGCCGTGGCAGGCGGTGGCCGAGGCGGGCGGCACACCCGAGCTGGTGTCCACCAAGGCGGGCCGGGTGCAGGCGTTCCGGCACCTGGACCGGGCCGACACCTTCGCGGTGGACGCGGTGGCCGGCGAGGTGCACGCCGACCGGTACGACGGCCTGGTGCTCCCCGGCGGCGTGGCCAACCCGGACCTGCTGCGGACGGTGCCGGAGGCGGTGGCCTTCGTCCGGCAGTTCTTCGACCAGGGCAAGCCGGTCGCGGTGATCTGCCACGGGCCGTGGACCCTGGTGGAGGCGGAGGTGCTCCGCGGCCGGACCCTCACCTCCTGGCCGGGCATCCGGACCGACCTGGTCAACGCGGGTGCCACCTGGGTGGACGAGGAGGTGCACGTCTGCACCGACGGCCCGAACACGCTGGTCTCCAGCCGGAAGCCGGGCGACCTGGCGGTGTTCTGCGACACCTTCGTGACGCGGTTCGCCACGTCGGCCGGCTGA
- a CDS encoding UBP-type zinc finger domain-containing protein: MTDEAIPGIDPAVPPSGEGCAECLSGGGWWFHLRRCAACGHIGCCDSSPAQHATAHAREAGHPFLASFEPGEDWFWNVETQAFYRGPALAPPLSHPESQPVPGPPGNVPTDWQQHLH, from the coding sequence ATGACCGACGAAGCGATCCCCGGGATCGACCCGGCCGTCCCGCCGAGCGGCGAGGGCTGCGCGGAGTGCCTGTCCGGCGGCGGCTGGTGGTTCCACCTGCGGCGGTGCGCCGCCTGCGGACACATCGGCTGCTGCGACTCCTCCCCCGCCCAGCACGCCACCGCCCACGCCCGCGAAGCCGGCCACCCCTTCCTCGCCAGCTTCGAACCGGGCGAGGACTGGTTCTGGAACGTCGAGACCCAGGCCTTCTACCGCGGCCCGGCCCTCGCCCCGCCCCTCTCCCACCCCGAATCCCAACCCGTCCCGGGCCCGCCCGGCAACGTCCCCACGGACTGGCAGCAGCACCTCCACTGA